A stretch of Malus sylvestris chromosome 11, drMalSylv7.2, whole genome shotgun sequence DNA encodes these proteins:
- the LOC126590681 gene encoding L-type lectin-domain containing receptor kinase IX.1-like: protein MIVSPRHLKFLLLLLSQLFSCASPLSFNFSTFPNGINTLSLEGDAYIDGKFLRLTKNAVDDVHDQSVGRATYSQPFLLRDKATGKLADFTTNFTFVIDSRGKTPYADGLAFFLAPNGSLLNSTIGRGGSLGLPVDNPPHNVSKSQYPFWAVEFDIYRNEVTSVEDPAGDHVGVDINSVKSKMTESWNGSITNGQVNSVGISYDSASNHVGIVFTSYVNDVQVMKHIDCRVDLNDILQGWVIVGFSAATGSLTAVDKIKSWSFNSIQLNEENATKNTSVVPEPSPVVDPKLGNGTNLGLIFGLGAGGIVFLVGGLGLVWFFIWKKRSSSEDGMVNDWIDEEFQKGTGPKKFSYRTLAASTSNFDEREKLGEGGFGGVYRGFIKDLNTYVAVKRISSKSRQGMKEYAAEVRIISRLRHRNLVQLIGWCHEKRELLLVYEFMSNGSLDSHLFKGKSLLAWEARNKIVQGLASGLLYLHEEWEQCVLHRDIKSSNIMLDSNFNAKLGDFGLARLVDHGKQSQTTILGGTLGYMAPECLTTGKASKETDVYSFGVVALEIACGRKPIDSMLGRSKMNMVKWVWELYGEGKVIEAADPKLCGEFDEKQMECLLIVGLWCAHPDYTIRPSIQQTIQVLNFEVPLPTLPSKMPVASYFSPPLTLSISSTDTTDLKRGETYSSGYRYNTNSSLFTKSSTSNSSLSAHFSTQNKF from the coding sequence ATGATTGTCTCACCAAGGCATCTCAAATTTCTCCTTCTTCTGTTGTCTCAATTATTTTCTTGTGCATCTCCATTATCCTTCAACTTCTCCACCTTTCCAAATGGCATCAACACTTTATCTCTCGAGGGAGATGCTTACATTGATGGAAAATTCCTTCGACTCACCAAAAACGCTGTTGACGACGTACATGACCAAAGTGTCGGTCGAGCCACCTACAGCCAACCCTTCCTCCTCCGCGACAAGGCCACGGGAAAGCTTGCCGATTTCACAACAAACTTCACGTTTGTCATCGATTCCCGAGGCAAGACACCCTACGCGGACGGACTAGCCTTCTTTTTGGCGCCAAACGGGTCCTTACTCAACAGCACAATAGGCAGAGGCGGCAGTCTAGGACTCCCCGTCGACAACCCTCCCCACAACGTGTCAAAAAGTCAGTATCCTTTTTGGGCGGTGGAGTTTGATATCTACCGGAATGAAGTGACGTCCGTGGAAGATCCCGCCGGAGATCATGTCGGTGTAGACATCAACTCTGTGAAGTCTAAGATGACCGAATCGTGGAATGGTAGTATTACAAACGGACAAGTCAATAGTGTTGGCATTAGTTATGATTCTGCATCAAACCATGTTGGTATTGTTTTCACAAGTTATGTGAATGATGTTCAAGTGATGAAGCATATAGATTGCAGGGTTGATTTGAATGACATTCTCCAGGGTTGGGTCATTGTTGGGTTCTCCGCTGCAACAGGTTCTCTGACTGCTGTGGACAAGATCAAATCATGGAGTTTTAATTCGATTCAACTGAATGAAGAGAATGCAACGAAGAACACTTCGGTGGTTCCTGAGCCGAGCCCCGTTGTTGACCCCAAGTTAGGAAATGGGACCAATCTAGGACTAATTTTTGGGTTGGGTGCCGGTGGGATTGTTTTCTTAGTTGGTGGgttgggtttggtttggttttttatcTGGAAGAAGAGGAGTAGTTCAGAAGATGGAATGGTTAATGACTGGATCGATGAGGAATTCCAAAAGGGGACAGGCCCGAAGAAGTTTTCGTACAGAACATTGGCAGCATCCACAAGTAATTTTGACGAAAGAGAGAAGCTTGGAGAGGGAGGATTTGGTGGGGTTTATAGAGGCTTCATAAAAGACTTAAACACTTACGTTGCTGTTAAGAGGATATCAAGCAAGTCTAGACAGGGGATGAAGGAGTATGCAGCAGAAGTAAGGATCATCAGTCGGCTAAGGCATCGGAATCTGGTTCAACTCATTGGTTGGTGCCATGAAAAAAGAGAGCTCTTACTTGTCTATGAGTTCATGTCCAACGGCAGCTTAGATTCCCATTTGTTCAAAGGGAAAAGCTTGTTAGCTTGGGAggcaagaaacaaaattgttcAAGGCTTGGCATCTGGGTTGTTGTATCTACACGAAGAATGGGAACAATGTGTGCTGCACAGGGATATCAAATCCAGCAATATCATGTTGGACTCAAATTTCAACGCAAAACTTGGGGATTTCGGGTTAGCTCGGCTTGTGGACCATGGAAAGCAATCACAAACAACAATTTTGGGCGGAACTTTGGGCTACATGGCTCCTGAATGTCTTACCACAGGAAAGGCTAGCAAGGAAACAGATGTCTACAGCTTTGGAGTTGTAGCTTTGGAGATAGCTTGTGGGCGAAAACCCATTGATTCCATGTTGGGAAGGAGTAAAATGAATATGGTGAAGTGGGTTTGGGAGCTTTATGGAGAAGGGAAAGTCATTGAAGCGGCTGACCCTAAATTGTGTGGAGAGTTTGATGAGAAACAAATGGAGTGTTTGTTGATTGTTGGTTTGTGGTGTGCTCATCCGGATTACACCATCAGGCCTTCGATACAACAAACAATTCAAGTGCTTAATTTCGAAGTCCCATTGCCTACTCTCCCGTCAAAGATGCCGGTGGCTAGCTACTTTTCACCTCCGCTAACATTGTCAATTTCTTCGACTGATACTACAGATTtgaaaagaggtgaaacatatTCTTCAGGTTATCGTTACAACACGAATTCCTCACTGTTCACTAAATCATCTACATCAAATTCTTCTTTATCAGCACACTTTAGTacacaaaataaattttaa
- the LOC126590441 gene encoding agglutinin-2-like, whose translation MGLPVNSSMKNVTEPSNEYPFVGLEFDIYRNSRQMVEDPDGGHVGIDINSVNSNIPRPRNSGILEGKVNRAWIRYNSSLKNPNIAFTAYANDTQEQVISSLSYLVDLNKYLPDWVVVIFSASTGGATASHNITSWNITLEVA comes from the coding sequence ATGGGCCTCCCTGTCAACAGCTCCATGAAAAATGTTACTGAGCCGAGCAATGAGTACCCGTTTGTGGGGTTGGAGTTTGATATCTATCGGAATTCAAGGCAAATGGTGGAGGATCCAGACGGCGGTCATGTGGGGATTGACATCAACTCCGTCAACTCTAATATTCCCAGGCCTCGGAATAGTGGTATTCTTGAAGGAAAAGTTAATCGTGCTTGGATTCGTTATAATTCGAGCTTGAAAAATCCTAATATTGCCTTCACCGCTTATGCTAATGACACCCAAGAGCAAGTGATTAGTTCTCTCAGTTACTTGGTTGATCTAAATAAATACTTGCCGGATTGGGTCGTTGTCATCTTTTCTGCTTCAACAGGTGGTGCTACTGCTTCGCACAACATCACCTCATGGAATATCACTCTCGAGGTCGCCTAG
- the LOC126590680 gene encoding L-type lectin-domain containing receptor kinase IX.1-like: MVSSPKPKMAAVIALDSTNFVHHFLVILLLLIFPWAAPLSFDFPTFQQSDLTNGTGLLITEADAVIANQFIRLTKDLDGEKTNGSVGRATYGEPFLLRDKATGKLADFNTSFTFRFYARNLTALFYDQGLAFFLAPNGSLVNRALGVGGSMSVPANSSVENATEPSNEYPFVAVEFDTSRNSRPTMEDPGSGHVGIDINSVKSSITKPWNSGIVEGKLNRVWISYNSSSKNISVSLTTYANDTRRQVITSLSYLVDLNEYLPDWVVVGFSASTGAAPALIDIMSWNFTSTSLVGDGSLALSNQEKKGQSLVPSAQTIKDESLVPEPSPRSNIVKSRRRKKRMGVVISSTIGGFILACILALGLYNSCKKRATGGRADIDLTIPNELGEQFSDKIFSYKELARATRNFSDGELLGVGRYGAFYKGYIEELKTYVAVKKITRRSELVPKESELVPKEYASEVRIIRELHHRNLVQLVGWCHKKGELLLVYEFMPNGSLDNHLFKEQISLVWEVRYKIAHGLASGLLYLHEDCGQCLLHRGIASSNVMLDSNFNAKLGDFRLAWHLYEKHSDSMPLAPEYAATQRVAKEFDVYSFGVVALEISCGRKAIEPRLASGRVNIIEWVSELYGQGKIIESADPKLCGFDGKQIECLLKVGLWCAHPDYSSRPSMRQVIQVLNCEVEVPLLILPLRTPMSTSPPDISLSSSSSSITSFQENSGSSGHGDMDNTNSLDPERVVESLDPSEPVTVVLHPESNIATHRSRTPMTTSPDIPLSASSISTPGIERKKRVLKHWFPWSRNLWLFKKGLGMSL, from the coding sequence ATGGTCTCTTCCCCCAAACCAAAAATGGCTGCCGTCATCGCACTCGACTCGACGAATTTTGTCCATCACTTCCTTGTTATTCTCCTGCTTCTGATATTCCCTTGGGCAGCTCCTTTATCTTTCGATTTCCCCACTTTCCAACAAAGTGATCTTACCAACGGTACTGGATTATTAATTACTGAGGCAGACGCTGTTATCGCCAACCAATTCATTCGCCTCACCAAAGACTTGGATGGGGAAAAAACTAATGGAAGTGTCGGCCGAGCTACCTACGGCGAACCCTTCCTCCTCCGGGACAAAGCTACTGGAAAACTTGCCGATTTCAACACAAGTTTCACATTCAGATTTTATGCCAGAAACTTAACCGCCCTCTTTTATGACCAGGGGCTTGCTTTCTTCTTAGCGCCAAACGGATCCTTAGTCAACCGAGCACTTGGAGTCGGTGGCAGTATGAGCGTCCCTGCCAACAGCTCAGTGGAAAATGCTACAGAGCCAAGCAATGAGTACCCGTTTGTGGCGGTGGAGTTTGATACCTCCCGGAATTCAAGGCCAACGATGGAGGATCCAGGCAGTGGTCACGTGGGGATTGACATCAACTCTGTCAAGTCTAGTATTACCAAGCCTTGGAATAGTGGTATTGTGGAAGGAAAACTTAATCGTGTTTGGATTAGTTATAATTCGAGCTCAAAAAATATTAGTGTTTCCCTCACCACTTATGCGAATGATACCCGAAGGCAAGTGATTACTTCTCTCAGTTATTTGGTTGATCTGAATGAATACTTGCCGGATTGGGTCGTTGTCGGGTTTTCTGCTTCAACGGGTGCTGCTCCTGCTCTGATTGACATCATGTCATGGAATTTCACTTCTACTTCGCTGGTAGGTGATGGATCCCTTGCTCTTTCCAACCAAGAAAAGAAAGGTCAATCTCTAGTGCCTTCAGCCCAAACGATAAAAGATGAATCTCTAGTTCCTGAGCCAAGCCCTAGATCTAAtattgtcaagtcaagaagacgGAAGAAACGAATGGGAGTCGTGATCAGTAGTACTATTGGTGGGTTTATCTTGGCTTGTATTTTAGCTTTGGGTTTGTATAACTCGTGCAAGAAAAGAGCAACAGGAGGAAGGGCTGATATAGACCTTACGATTCCTAATGAATTGGGTGAACAGTTCTCCGATAagatatttagttataaagagTTGGCTAGGGCGACGAGGAACTTTTCTGATGGAGAATTGCTTGGAGTTGGAAGATATGGTGCCTTTTACAAAGGCTACATAGAAGAGTTGAAGACATATGTTGCTGTGAAGAAGATAACAAGAAGATCCGAACTGGTGCCCAAAGAGTCCGAACTGGTGCCCAAAGAGTATGCATCAGAAGTAAGGATTATCCGTGAACTTCATCATCGGAATCTGGTGCAACTCGTTGGTTGGTGCCACAAAAAAGGAGAACTCCTACTTGTCTATGAGTTCATGCCTAACGGAAGCTTAGACAATCATTTATTCAAAGAACAGATCTCGTTAGTTTGGGAGGTTAGATACAAAATTGCTCATGGCTTGGCTTCCGGGTTGCTCTATTTACACGAAGATTGTGGGCAATGTTTGCTCCATCGGGGGATAGCATCCAGCAACGTTATGTTGGATTCGAATTTCAATGCTAAACTTGGGGATTTTAGATTAGCTTGGCATCTATATGAAAAACACTCGGACAGTATGCCATTAGCTCCAGAGTATGCTGCCACACAGAGAGTTGCCAAGGAATTTGACGTCTACAGCTTCGGAGTTGTTGCTTTGGAGATTTCCTGTGGGAGAAAGGCCATCGAACCAAGGTTGGCAAGTGGTCGAGTCAATATAATTGAGTGGGTTTCGGAGCTTTATGGACAAGGGAAGATCATCGAATCAGCTGACCCGAAGTTGTGTGGATTTGATGGAAAACAAATTGAGTGCTTGTTGAAAGTCGGGCTGTGGTGTGCTCATCCAGATTACAGTTCCAGACCTTCAATGCGACAAGTGATCCAAGTGCTTAACTGTGAAGTCGAAGTTCCGTTGCTCATTCTCCCATTAAGGACGCCAATGTCCACCTCTCCTCCTGACATATCACTCTCATCGTCGTCTAGTTCTATCACCAGTTTTCAAGAAAACAGTGGGTCCTCAGGCCATGGAGATATGGATAACACCAATTCCTTGGATCCTGAACGTGTCGTTGAGAGCTTGGACCCTTCAGAACCTGTCACTGTGGTCTTACACCCAGAGTCGAATATTGCTACACACCGATCAAGGACGCCAATGACTACCTCTCCGGACATACCACTCTCAGCGTCGTCTATTTCTACCCCCGGtattgagagaaaaaaaagggtCCTCAAGCATTGGTTTCCTTGGTCCCGGAATTTGTGGTTGTTCAAGAAAGGCCTCGGGATGTCGTTGTGA